A stretch of DNA from Campylobacter concisus:
CTTAACAGTAGAAGCTGGCGACACACTGGCAGCAGCTCCAGGTGGTGGTTTAGCAAATACAACCATTATCACAGCTTACCAATATGTCTATACAAGCTCACAAACAACAGCTATTCACCAAAATACTGATGCGATGCCAAGACAAGTAACCACCACAGAAGATCTTCGTGCTGCTATGCAAAAAGATGCTAGAGAATATGTTGATTATAATGGAGATGGCAATGGAACAATACCAGCCGATACTGGTGCTCCAGTCGAAATAAAAAGGGTAAAAGCACTTGGATTACGTACAAGTGCTGCTGTTTCTGGTGAGATCAACCCACCTTATAAAGCCAAATATGACGCAGCTGTAGCAGCTCTAGTAGCTCAAAACCCTACTGCAAGTGAAGACGATAAAATAAAAGCTGGCCTTAAAGCAGCAGCTGGAAACCTAAATGATGGAGTTAAGATAACAGTAAATAAATCTGGTCAATTTCAACTAGAAAATCCAGCAGATGACGTAGCCGACCAAGCTCTTTATATGACAGTTACTGGACTAACAGAGCCAGCAAAAGATGCTAGTACTGCTGCCGTAAATGAAAATGTTAGACTTACAACTATGATAAAAGCACTTGATGGCGCACTAAGCCCAGGTCAAGCACTAAGAGCGAGCGGCAAGATGATGATGTCTAGCCACGGCTCAACAGCTGAAATCTTTGACTCACTTGGCTCAAAACACACAGTTAGTATCAAATGGGCAAAGACAGGCACTACAAAAGATGGTGGAACTGAGTGGAACATGGTGATCCAAGTACCAGAGCCTGCTAAGATAAACTATTCAGGCGAGGGCCCAGATAACGTTATAACTGGAACAGCTAGATTTAACGCAAATGGCTCACTTGCAAGTTTTCACCCATCAACGATAACTTTTTCAGCTAACAACGGCTCACAAGGCGGACAAAGTGTCAATCTAAATTTTGGTTTGGGAACTGATTTTAACGGACTAACAAGCTTTGATAAAGACTCATCAACTGACTCTATCTCACAAGATGGCTACACAGGTGGCACTCTAAATGGCATAAAAATAGATGAGACTGGAACGATAATAGGCTCATTTTCAAATGGTCAAAGCTTTGGCCTGGCTAAAGTAGCACTTGCTACCTTTACAAACAACGAAGGTCTTCAAAGCGAGGGCGGAAATGTCTTTTCACAAACCGCAAACTCAGGTGAAGCAGTCATCGGTGCAGCTGGTACAGGCGATAAGGGAACGATCGCAGCTTCAAAACTTGAAGCTAGTAACGTCGATCTAAGCCGTGCGCTAACAGATCTTATTGTTATCCAAAGAGGTTTCCAAGCAAACTCAAAAACGATCACAACAAGTGATGAGATGCTAAACACACTTCTTCAATTAAAACAATAATAACTAAGACTTTTACAAAAGGGAGCGTTTGTCTCCCTTTGAAATTTATGCTTTAAATTTACAAATAAAATCAGCCTTCTTTTTGTAAAATGTTAAAAAATTTTACAAAAGAGAAAAAATGCAAGTAACACTACTAAATCACACTCCACTAAATATCTGCTCACACGCGATCCGCACATGCTGGCAAAGCTTTGAAAAAGGCGACAACGGCGGCGAAAAAGATGTTGAGCTAATAGATAGAGTAGGCAATAAATTTAAACACGCTTCAACGCTAGAGCACCTATACTATAACTTCTACATCCAAGGCATCTCTCGCGCACTACTTCAAGAGCTAGCCCGCCACCGCTTGGCAAGTCTAAGCGTCAAATCAACTCGCTACACACTAAAAGAGCTAAAAAAAGAGGAGAAATTTGAAGTAGGACAGTTTGAGCGCGCGGCTAAATTTATCGTACTAACAAATGACGAACTAGTCGATAACGCAAGCATAAAAGCGCTTGAAAATTTGCGTGAAATTTTAGCCTCAACCACAAAAAGCCTTGACATCATCAAATACTGCTTGCCAGAGTGCTATAAAACTGAGCTTACATGGAGCATAAATGCTAGAAGCTTGCAAAATTTCATCTCACTAAGAAGCTCAAAATCAGCCCTTTGGGAGATAAGAAATTTAGCAAATGCTATCTACGATGCCTTGCCTGAAGAGCATAAATTTATCTTTGAAAAGTGCTTGCCAGAGGATGAGCAAAACTAACATTTATGTTAGTGTGATTTGTGATTTAGAAGTGATGAAATGAGCGCTAAATTTACTTTTGTAAAACGTAAAGAAGCTCGTCTACGTGGATGTTTCTGGCTTTTAAATTTCTGCTACCGCGGTAGGCATTGTATTTTTGACGAAGCAGATGAACCTTGCCCATCTGCTTTAAATTTTTATCAAATTCATCTTGATTGATAAAGCCCTCTGAGTTAAACGAGATAAGCACAAATTTCGCCTTTAAATTTGCTATGAGCTCGAAAAATGCCTCGCTTGCTGATGATTTTTTATTAAAAACTGATCTATTCCAGTCCTTTGCTATGCCTGAAACTTTTGAAATTTTACTTGGCTCTTCATAGCTTGCGATGAGATTTAGCATGAAGTAGTTTGAGCCGTATGGATGCTGGTTATAAGGCGGGTCAAGATAGACTAGATCAAGCCCATCAAGCTCTTTTGCCAGTAAATTTGCGTCCTTTTGATAGACCTCAAATGGCACGTTAAAATTTGAGAAAATTGGCTTAGTCAAATTTATATCAGAAGTGATCCTTGATATGGCATTTTGTCCCCTGCCACCAAACTGACCGATACCATCTTTATTTTTATGAAAACCTTTAAAAATTCCACTTGTATTTGCATGCACACTTGCACTATAAAGTAGTGGAGCTATGAAAAATTTTCTCATCTCAGCCGGCACTAGCTCATCTATGAGCCTTCTTGCAGTGTCAATGAATATGGCATTTTTTCTTGTGTAAAAGACCCGCTCGCCAAAAGCGATATTTTCATCATCTTTTGGAGCGTAAAGTTTTGTTATAAAGCCTTCAGAAAGATTATCTTCTATCTCTTTTTCAAGTCTTTTTTGCCAGAAATTTATCTCATTTTTTAGTTCATTTGTGGCGTTTTGCAGGTAGCATGAGTTTGTGATGAAGCTGTAAAGCTCTAAGTCGTTTGCGACTAGAAATTCGCTATTTTGCTTTAAAAACCTAGCCACCACACCACTTCCACTAAAGAGGTCGCAGCAGCTAAGCTTTTCTTTTTTAAGCTCGTCTTTTGCGTATTTTACGCCTAGATCTATAAAGCCTAAAAGAGAGCGTTTATTGCCAAGATAGGTTAAAATTTGCTCTTTTAGATAGGCTTGATTTTCTTGTTTAGCTGGCTTCAAATCAGTGCTTTTTTAGTCCCATAGCATCAACGTCAAGCTTGATCTCATCGTTATTTATGATGACTAAGCCAAGATCAAGAATTTTCTTTGCTATGGCGTGTGCTTCATCAAGTGAGTGCATCTTGTAAGTACCGCATTGAAATTTATTTAGCTCTGGGATTTTATCTTGATCTTTGACTTCTAAAATATCTTTCATAGAGGCTAACCATGCCTTTTTTACAGCTTCTTCGCTAGGTGTGCCGATCACACTCATATAAAAGCCAGTTCTACAGCCCATCGGCGAGATGTCGATGATCTCTACGCCGTTGCCATTTAGATGGTTTCTCATAAAGCCAGCAAATAAATGTTCTAAAGTGTGAGTACCTTTCTCTGGTAAAATTTCTTCATTTGGCTTGCAAAATCTCAAGTCAAAAACACTTATATCATCACCCTTTGGCGTTTTCATACTTTTTGCTAGTCTTACTCCTGGGGCTTTCATCTTCACATGATCTACACAAAAACTATCAAGTAATGGCATATCTTCTCCTTTAAATTTTTGGTAATTCTAGCGTAAAAAATGTTTAAAATTTAAAGGCTCATGCAAAATTTCACATAAGCCTTGTAATATCTGAATGTTTGTGGGTATTAAAATAATAAAAATTTTACTTACTATTATAAATTTCTCATATATTCTGTGCTATAAATAGCTTGAATACGTCTTTCCATGTCACTATACCAACTTTTTGGAAGAGTAGTAAGAGAGTTAAATTTCTCTAGTAAATTTAAATTTTTATTTGGTGCGAAAAAGAGCCTATTTATCTCCAAAATGCTCATGCCAACTTCATCCTTTTTGATGATCTCTATGGTGTCACCTGCTTTGCATGATCCTGGAGTGATGACGCGGTAGTACCAGCCAGTTAAGCCGGTTTCAAAGATGTGAGTAGCCATATTTTCATTGCCCCATCTTTTTGAGAGCTTAAAGCATGGCTTTCTAGGCTGTGAGACTTGAAGGATTAGTGAGCCGATTTTATGTATATCACCTATACAGACACTACTCTCATCGAGTCCATCAATGCATAAATTCTCACCCATAGCTCCATAAGCCATATTTTTTAATCCTAAAAAACTCTCCCACTGGGCATAGTTTGAAAACGAATTTGCAAATATAGCTTTTTCTGGACCTCCATGGTGCTTTGTATCAGCGACGCTATCGCCCACAAAGCCAAGTTCATTTGCAAAAATTTCACCATTTTGAGCTACTTTAAATATAGCTGAACTCCATGGTGTATTTAGCTTATTAGTAGCACTTTGCGAGCCATAGTTTTTTACCTCACCGATTAGTAAAGCTTTTAATGTTGCCATCTTTTTCCTATCAAAATTTAGCTTATTCTTAAATTATTTGCGTGAGTTAGTGCGATCGCGATCGCATCGGTGATATCAAGTGGTTTTATCTCTTTGTTTATACCTAAAATTTTCTTCACCATAAATGCCACTTGCTCTTTATCAGCTTTGGCCTTGCCAGTGACAGTTTTTTTTACCTGAAGTGGTGTGTATTCAGCAAAATCACCATGAAGCTGTAAAATTTTAAGGCTAAGTGCTCCGCGAAACTGAGCAAGCTTTAAAACCGTTTTTGGGTTGTAAGCAAAAAATATATCTTCGATCGCGACCTCGTCAAATTTATGGTTTTTAAAGATGAGATCAAGCCCCTCGCAAAGCTCGGTAATCTGATATTGAAGTGTGTTTGGTTTTATTTTTATGAGTCCTGCTTCAAGAAGAGTAGTTTTCAATTTATTTTTTTCAAGTATTGCATAACCGCAATTCTTCGTACCTGGGTCAATTCCTAAAATTTTCATCACTATCTTTTCAATACTTTTTCACGACTTTTTCACGATGTGAAAAAGTTTGTCGGAGTTTAACAAAGGTTTTATTAAAATTAAGATAGTATCACTATAAAAATTCTCGAAATTTAAGGCATAAAAATTTGATAGCAGACGAAATTTTAGAAAATCTTTCAACACAAATTTCACCTGAAGAATACCAAAGTTATATCAAGCAATTAAAATTTAACGAAAAGGCTTCAGACGATCATATTATCGTATTTACTGCACCAAATGAATTGATGGCTAAATTTATAAATACAAGATATGCTGATAAAATCGCTCATCTATATGAAGTTAGAACAGGCATAAAACCAAATATAGAAATTTCATCTACTAAAAGTAGCAAAGTATCAAAACAAAATCAAATAAATGTTAAGCAGATAAAAACACAAAGTAGTATTTTAAATCCAAGCTACACATTTGAAAATTTTGTCTGTGGAGCGTCAAATCAATACGCATTTTTAAGCGCAAAAGCAGCCGCTGAAAAACCTGGTGTACTTTATAATCCACTTTTTATATATGGCACGACGGGACTTGGCAAGACTCACTTACTCCAGTCAGTCGGAAATCATTGCCTAAATAAAGGAAAAACCGTTATTTGCGTAACTAGTGAACAATTTATGATAGATTTTACCAGTCACATAAATAACCACTCAATGCCAAAATTTCGTGAAAAATATAGAAACTGCGATGTTTTACTAATAGACGATGTGCAGTTTCTTGGTAAAACTGATAAAATCCAAGAGGAATTTTTCAACACATATAATGAACTTTTAGCAAAAAATGGTCAAATAGTTATGACTTCAGATCGACCTCCAAAGACACTAAAAGGCTTTGAAGATAGGATGATTTCAAGATTTGATAAGGCTTTTATGGCTGATATTACGCCACCTGAACTTGATACAAAAATAGCCATCATCATCAAAAAATGTGAATTTGATAAAATCGATCTAAATAAAGAGGTCATAAACTACATAGCTACAAACATGGGGGATAATATCCGTGAGATCGAGGGAGCTATAATAAATTTAAACGTATTTAAAACTCTTATGAAAGAAGAGATCACACTTGATCTTGCAAAAAGTATATTAAAAGATCTGATCAAAGAAAAACGTGAAAATATAAATTTCGATACTATCGTTGAAATAGTTAGTAAAGAACTAAATATTAAACAAAGTGATATAAAAAGCAAATCAAGAGTTACAAATATCGTAGAAGCAAGACGAATCATCATATATCTTGCAAAGATGCTTACAACAAACTCAATGCCACAAATTGCAAACTATTTTGGTATGAAAGATCATAGTGCCGTTAGTCATAATATTAAAAAGATAAATGAGCTAATACAAACTAATGAAATTTTTAGTCTAAAAGTTACTGAATTAAAAAACAAAATTTTGACAAAAGGATAAAATACAATATGAAATTTGTGAATAAATGTGAAAAAGAAAATATAATTTTTCACATTTCAAATAGCTGTATTTCGATGTTTA
This window harbors:
- the flgE gene encoding flagellar hook protein FlgE, encoding MMRSLWSGVSGLQAHQIAMDVEGNNIANVNTYGYKYNRANFADILSQTPRVATAPQGQLGGQNAMQIGLGTTINSTTRIFSQGTLTSTDKQTDLALQGNGFFVVSPDGGTTRYYTRNGDFVRDKAGNFVNNSGYIVQGWTRDEETGTIDSTGPIKNIVIKEGLTTPARATTEVKIKGNLDSGNTIGQRSTPIYSLDSVAGGIDYDNDGRVGPNEAHNENDVNNNKFYTNSRNEQILTERGVDLGVTFDELGNGLALRDKQGIWVSYANAKTHKFIIGSGDPHDVGSLRGDQTLNITLNGEKIGPKTVKSISDIAAAINAQYNKTGVSAEISEGNKLTLINRNNSGTTKETKNIHLTVEAGDTLAAAPGGGLANTTIITAYQYVYTSSQTTAIHQNTDAMPRQVTTTEDLRAAMQKDAREYVDYNGDGNGTIPADTGAPVEIKRVKALGLRTSAAVSGEINPPYKAKYDAAVAALVAQNPTASEDDKIKAGLKAAAGNLNDGVKITVNKSGQFQLENPADDVADQALYMTVTGLTEPAKDASTAAVNENVRLTTMIKALDGALSPGQALRASGKMMMSSHGSTAEIFDSLGSKHTVSIKWAKTGTTKDGGTEWNMVIQVPEPAKINYSGEGPDNVITGTARFNANGSLASFHPSTITFSANNGSQGGQSVNLNFGLGTDFNGLTSFDKDSSTDSISQDGYTGGTLNGIKIDETGTIIGSFSNGQSFGLAKVALATFTNNEGLQSEGGNVFSQTANSGEAVIGAAGTGDKGTIAASKLEASNVDLSRALTDLIVIQRGFQANSKTITTSDEMLNTLLQLKQ
- the thyX gene encoding FAD-dependent thymidylate synthase, which encodes MQVTLLNHTPLNICSHAIRTCWQSFEKGDNGGEKDVELIDRVGNKFKHASTLEHLYYNFYIQGISRALLQELARHRLASLSVKSTRYTLKELKKEEKFEVGQFERAAKFIVLTNDELVDNASIKALENLREILASTTKSLDIIKYCLPECYKTELTWSINARSLQNFISLRSSKSALWEIRNLANAIYDALPEEHKFIFEKCLPEDEQN
- a CDS encoding DNA adenine methylase — encoded protein: MKPAKQENQAYLKEQILTYLGNKRSLLGFIDLGVKYAKDELKKEKLSCCDLFSGSGVVARFLKQNSEFLVANDLELYSFITNSCYLQNATNELKNEINFWQKRLEKEIEDNLSEGFITKLYAPKDDENIAFGERVFYTRKNAIFIDTARRLIDELVPAEMRKFFIAPLLYSASVHANTSGIFKGFHKNKDGIGQFGGRGQNAISRITSDINLTKPIFSNFNVPFEVYQKDANLLAKELDGLDLVYLDPPYNQHPYGSNYFMLNLIASYEEPSKISKVSGIAKDWNRSVFNKKSSASEAFFELIANLKAKFVLISFNSEGFINQDEFDKNLKQMGKVHLLRQKYNAYRGSRNLKARNIHVDELLYVLQK
- the luxS gene encoding S-ribosylhomocysteine lyase, with the protein product MPLLDSFCVDHVKMKAPGVRLAKSMKTPKGDDISVFDLRFCKPNEEILPEKGTHTLEHLFAGFMRNHLNGNGVEIIDISPMGCRTGFYMSVIGTPSEEAVKKAWLASMKDILEVKDQDKIPELNKFQCGTYKMHSLDEAHAIAKKILDLGLVIINNDEIKLDVDAMGLKKH
- a CDS encoding MOSC domain-containing protein, which translates into the protein MATLKALLIGEVKNYGSQSATNKLNTPWSSAIFKVAQNGEIFANELGFVGDSVADTKHHGGPEKAIFANSFSNYAQWESFLGLKNMAYGAMGENLCIDGLDESSVCIGDIHKIGSLILQVSQPRKPCFKLSKRWGNENMATHIFETGLTGWYYRVITPGSCKAGDTIEIIKKDEVGMSILEINRLFFAPNKNLNLLEKFNSLTTLPKSWYSDMERRIQAIYSTEYMRNL
- the ruvC gene encoding crossover junction endodeoxyribonuclease RuvC, yielding MVMKILGIDPGTKNCGYAILEKNKLKTTLLEAGLIKIKPNTLQYQITELCEGLDLIFKNHKFDEVAIEDIFFAYNPKTVLKLAQFRGALSLKILQLHGDFAEYTPLQVKKTVTGKAKADKEQVAFMVKKILGINKEIKPLDITDAIAIALTHANNLRIS
- the dnaA gene encoding chromosomal replication initiator protein DnaA; this translates as MIADEILENLSTQISPEEYQSYIKQLKFNEKASDDHIIVFTAPNELMAKFINTRYADKIAHLYEVRTGIKPNIEISSTKSSKVSKQNQINVKQIKTQSSILNPSYTFENFVCGASNQYAFLSAKAAAEKPGVLYNPLFIYGTTGLGKTHLLQSVGNHCLNKGKTVICVTSEQFMIDFTSHINNHSMPKFREKYRNCDVLLIDDVQFLGKTDKIQEEFFNTYNELLAKNGQIVMTSDRPPKTLKGFEDRMISRFDKAFMADITPPELDTKIAIIIKKCEFDKIDLNKEVINYIATNMGDNIREIEGAIINLNVFKTLMKEEITLDLAKSILKDLIKEKRENINFDTIVEIVSKELNIKQSDIKSKSRVTNIVEARRIIIYLAKMLTTNSMPQIANYFGMKDHSAVSHNIKKINELIQTNEIFSLKVTELKNKILTKG